CTTAATCTTGCTGTTGAGTCTTAATATTTATGCCAAACGCTGGATTGCGCCTATTTATGAGCTGCGTTTGCAGCTACAGCGTACTCATGTAGATAATTTATATAAGCCTATTCCAGTAGAGTCCGATGGTGAGTTGAACTTGCTGCAACAAGACTTGGTAAAAACTTTACGGCGCTTGCACTCAAGTTTTCAAGAATTAAAAGATCATGCTGAACAGACCGAGGATGACTTACGTCTGGCTTTTGATGAGATGGAAATGCAAAACATCTCTATCCGCAATGCGCGTGATGATGCGATTTCAACCAGCCAAGCCAAATCTGCATTTTTAGCCAATATTAGTCATGAGCTGCGGACACCGCTGAATAGCATCGATGGTTTTATCAATCTGCTGGCACGCCACGGTGAGCTAAATCCTGAGCAAGACTTATATGTGCATACGATTCGTAAATCGTCTGCGCATCTACTGGCGCTCGTGAATGATGTGTTGGACTTCTCTAAGATTGAAGCAGGTAAGTTGGTGCTTGATCGTCATGAGTTTGACCTTTACGACACCATATATGACGTGGTCGATATGCTCTCTCCAGTATCGGCGGAGAAAGGCCTACGTATGGCCGTGTTGTTCTACAATGATGTGCCAATGCGCATTGTGGGTGATGCGCTACGCCTTAAGCAGGTTTTGACCAATCTAGTCGGTAATGCCATTAAGTTTACAGATAGCGGTGATGTAGTAGTGCGGGTAAGCTTGGACGATCATCGCGATAATTATCTGATGATTAGTGTCCAAGATAGTGGTAAAGGGATTTCTCTAGCAGATCAAAAGATGTTATTTCAAAGCTTTAGCCAAGGCGATCCATCCATTACACGTCAGTATGGCGGCACAGGGCTGGGCCTTGTAATCTCTAAGCAATTAACGCGCCTTATGGGCGGTGATATTGGTTTTTATGATAACGCCCAAGAGAACATAGCCAATCAAGGGGCGACGTTTTGGTTCCGCATGCCAACTCATATCGATGTGTTAGAAGCGGCGACAGGGCAGACCATTGCATTACCGGTACTGGCGCCACTTGCCAGCGAAAATGATGAATTTAACGTCTTGGTTTGGATCAATCACAACGCTTCCAGACAAGTACTCAAAGCCAGCTTGCAGACCTTACCGATTAAGCTTACTCAGGCCAACTCTTTGCCAGGTGTGCTTGAGTCGCTCAAAGAGCAGGGCAATTATTGGGACTGGGTAATCGTTGATAATGATACTCAAGATGACATGATGGCACTGCTTAAACAAATTCGTTTGCATTATCAAGGTAAGCTCGCTGTCTTTGGCTATCAGGTTGCCGCCGATCAGGCACTATTGAACCGTTATCACGCCAATATCCTATATGAGCCGTTGGATAAAAGGCAGCTGTATGCCATGCTTGATACCCAAAAGAAAAGCGAACCAATCGAAGCGCAAGCACCGCGCTGGCATGGCGTGACTGTGCTTGCTGTAGACGATCATCTGCCCAATCTCTTGGTGTTAGATGCACTTCTCAGCGAGCTTGGCATTCACGTCATTACTGCCAATAGTGGCTTTGATGCTATTGAATTGATTAGTAAACAGCAAACTAAAAATATAAAAAATGCTAAACCTACTCAGCAAAGCTTATCCAACAAAACGCAGATTTCAAAAGCCCAAGCTCGTGCTCAAATCAATACAGCTTCTACTAATACTGCATCGACTACAGATATGCACACAGAAGAAAAATCGGCTAACTCAAAAAATAAGGCGCAAGATAAGGCACAGGATAAAGACAGTATCGATCTTATCTTTATGGATATCCAAATGCCGCGCATGTCAGGACGCGAGGCAGCGCAGCAAATTCGCAAAATCGAAGTCGGTGATAGTCATATTCCTATTATTGCGTTAACCGCGCATGGATTATCTGACGAGCGTGACAAGCTGCTCGCGTGCGGTATCGATGATTATGTTGGCAAACCAATCAGCCAACCGCAATTGTTACAAGTGCTACAAAAATGGTTAGGGCGCACGTCAACCACACAAAGTCTGAGCACAGTTACGCCTGCTGATGATATTAATAGCATAGCTCCTGAGGTCATAGATAGTGCTAGTGTCAGCACGCCAAAAAGCACGCCAGTAGATAAACCAGTACCGCGCCCATTATCATTAAAGAAAATTCGTGACGATTATATGCGGGATATTCAACCTCGTGATGATTATATGCGAGAACCGCAACGTGTTACTCAGCCGCGTTATCAAGGCTTACAATACCAAGACCAACTGCAAGAGTCTTCCAGCGAACAAGATGGGCAATCACAAGAGCAGTCGTCAAAAGACAACGGTTGGAAGAGTAGTGCTATTGATGGACTAAAGGTATTGGACTGGGAAGACGCCTTGACCCGTTCGGCGAATAAGCCAGATCTTGCTGCTAAGCTAATCATTATGATGATTGATACGATTGCAGATGAAAAAGACGCCTTGGCTCAAGCATGGCAGGCACGAGACCGAAACATGCTCGCGCAAGTTGCGCATCGAATCTTAGGTGCAAGTCGTTATACTGGTGTTCCGCAATTACGGCAAGCTAGCCAAGACTTAGAAGATAAGTGCTTATTAAATGTACAACACACTACGCCAGCACAGTTTGCAATGCTCAAGCCTTATCATGAAGCCCTATTGCTCGCGTTGACCAATTTACAGATGCTTGATCTATCTCCATACCCGCAATTGACCTATCACCGTCTAAGCGAAAATGATATGACATGGAAGATGATTTAATGAGAATAAAAAATAAGTTGAATAAATATTGGCTAAAATAATAGGCTAGATAAGTAGTAAATAGCTATTTGATAAGTTATTTATAATGTCATGGAAACGTGTTTTTAAACATAAAGATATTGATAGCGCTACAGTCAATTATTCGTAAGGTATAGCAGATATAAGCCTGTTAAGATTGATAGCATGTTGCAGCTAAAATGAACATTATCTTATCTCCCTCATTTATTATTAAGGATCATTATGCATGCTATCACCGCCTATCAATATAAAACCCTGCAAGTCAGCGTGACTGAAAATATTGCAACCGTTACGATAAATCGGCCAGAAAAAAAGAATGCCATGAGCTTTAAAGTAGTTGATGAACTGATTGCTGCTGCTGGGCACATTAGCAAGGATAAAACGTTGCGTGCTGTCATTCTTAATGGTGCTGAAGGGACGTTTTGCGCTGGTATTGATCTGGGTGATTTAAATCATCCTAAAAATCAGGCTTATGCATTTTGGGAATTAATCAAACCATGCCAGAGTTTATTTCAGCGAGTTTGTTTGGTCTGGCGTGATGTACCAATTCCCGTGATTGCCGTATTAGAAGGATATTGTATCGGAGCAGGTTTGCAGTTGGCATTGGCCTGTGATGTACGTATCAGTCATCCTGATTGCAAGCTTTCTATTATGGAAGCTAAATGGGGTTTGGTGCCAGATATGGGACTAACGCAATCAGCGCTAGGAGTAGTGCGTGCAGACGTCCTAAAAGAGCTGGCGATGAGTGCACGTACCATTGATGCAGAAGAAGGGAAGCAATTGGGATTGATTAGTCATTGTAGCGAGTCGCCATTACAACAGGCGCAGACACTTGCTGCTGAGTTCGCCGAGC
The nucleotide sequence above comes from Psychrobacter sp. P2G3. Encoded proteins:
- a CDS encoding ATP-binding protein — protein: MAYKKRFDTSSAYGQLIILVFLPICVLAAVGGILVFHETMRASESEQEALAEAVLIRYKPMVTELIPALLEQERQQSKANEENSQNMVSDMAAASQAALENNIRPENLPLSQVHSDHYISARGGRLSSAILSEEALGGMPTSHSSTARVIDESLSATTDAPKGAMATLVSIRDRLSRMQSEQHVQRIAIINENDQVLATVGYGVSESWPLIDTSQNFLSQQATPIGTAYGSVLGDFEGQRLWLFVDMDNEPLYIARYRIAMALVITGLFTILILLLSLNIYAKRWIAPIYELRLQLQRTHVDNLYKPIPVESDGELNLLQQDLVKTLRRLHSSFQELKDHAEQTEDDLRLAFDEMEMQNISIRNARDDAISTSQAKSAFLANISHELRTPLNSIDGFINLLARHGELNPEQDLYVHTIRKSSAHLLALVNDVLDFSKIEAGKLVLDRHEFDLYDTIYDVVDMLSPVSAEKGLRMAVLFYNDVPMRIVGDALRLKQVLTNLVGNAIKFTDSGDVVVRVSLDDHRDNYLMISVQDSGKGISLADQKMLFQSFSQGDPSITRQYGGTGLGLVISKQLTRLMGGDIGFYDNAQENIANQGATFWFRMPTHIDVLEAATGQTIALPVLAPLASENDEFNVLVWINHNASRQVLKASLQTLPIKLTQANSLPGVLESLKEQGNYWDWVIVDNDTQDDMMALLKQIRLHYQGKLAVFGYQVAADQALLNRYHANILYEPLDKRQLYAMLDTQKKSEPIEAQAPRWHGVTVLAVDDHLPNLLVLDALLSELGIHVITANSGFDAIELISKQQTKNIKNAKPTQQSLSNKTQISKAQARAQINTASTNTASTTDMHTEEKSANSKNKAQDKAQDKDSIDLIFMDIQMPRMSGREAAQQIRKIEVGDSHIPIIALTAHGLSDERDKLLACGIDDYVGKPISQPQLLQVLQKWLGRTSTTQSLSTVTPADDINSIAPEVIDSASVSTPKSTPVDKPVPRPLSLKKIRDDYMRDIQPRDDYMREPQRVTQPRYQGLQYQDQLQESSSEQDGQSQEQSSKDNGWKSSAIDGLKVLDWEDALTRSANKPDLAAKLIIMMIDTIADEKDALAQAWQARDRNMLAQVAHRILGASRYTGVPQLRQASQDLEDKCLLNVQHTTPAQFAMLKPYHEALLLALTNLQMLDLSPYPQLTYHRLSENDMTWKMI
- a CDS encoding crotonase/enoyl-CoA hydratase family protein, which codes for MHAITAYQYKTLQVSVTENIATVTINRPEKKNAMSFKVVDELIAAAGHISKDKTLRAVILNGAEGTFCAGIDLGDLNHPKNQAYAFWELIKPCQSLFQRVCLVWRDVPIPVIAVLEGYCIGAGLQLALACDVRISHPDCKLSIMEAKWGLVPDMGLTQSALGVVRADVLKELAMSARTIDAEEGKQLGLISHCSESPLQQAQTLAAEFAERSPDAVLASKRVINAMYQQSNITLYKEKMWQLKLMMGRNRKFALKKAKQASTAFAKRQFR